A genome region from Manis javanica isolate MJ-LG chromosome 3, MJ_LKY, whole genome shotgun sequence includes the following:
- the RTP4 gene encoding receptor-transporting protein 4, whose product MGFQPRPQRNKMVLDVGTWEQIFQELIQEVKPRTKWTLRLEENLQPDRVAQGWKQYQQRAFGRFQCSSCQRRWSSARVIILCHMHLERRKSQGQVLMRHFAQRCQKCSKCPFEKPDFSPESTMRILNNLVSRIVDRCYEDGIKKVRELPVIPEVPLEGSHDIANCEACFLGFCTWGFQNCKTEPSNSPFSYMDIGSSLPPISQSQAKNQSAEAKEAQGNGYSYVLKRSGPSHNTARIQVSGMVPQPKQELGQKPILGDQQATPGTGPQAIQVAGSPLPGWTDPQPKLTASPLVTRRANSQSTHSATAAHGSATARVPQAAWGRRERCSPRWPGPDSFPKYPPSGTPNSPLGPESVFRFGCICAVALFSFIVTKFL is encoded by the exons ATGGGCTTTCAGCCTCGGCCTCAGAGGAATAAAATGGTTTTGGATGTCGGGACTTGGGAGCAGATATTTCAAGAACTGATCCAGGAGGTGAAACCCAGGACCAAATGGACCCTGCGGCTAGAGGAGAACCTTCAGCCGGACCGTGTTGCCCAGGGGTGGAAGCAGTACCAGCAGAGAGCATTCGGCAG GTTCCAGTGTTCCTCATGCCAGCGGAGGTGGTCTTCTGCCCGAGTGATCATCCTGTGTCACATGCACCTAGAGCGCCGGAAGTCCCAGGGCCAGGTGCTCATGCGGCACTTTGCTCAGAGGTGCCAGAAGTGCTCCAAATGTCCATTTGAAAAGCCGGACTTCTCTCCTGAGAGCACCATGAGGATTTTGAACAACTTGGTTTCACGTATTGTAGACAGATGCTATGAAGATGGTATCAAGAAAGTCCGAGAGCTACCAGTGATCCCAGAGGTGCCTCTGGAAGGATCCCATGACATAGCCAATTGTGAAGCATGCTTTCTGGGCTTCTGTACATGGGGCTTTCAAAACTGTAAGACAGAGCCTTCCAATTCTCCATTCTCCTACATGGATATTGGGAGTTCCTTGCCTCCTATTAGCCAAAGCCAGGCTAAGAACCAGTCAGCTGAGGCAAAGGAGGCTCAGGGGAATGGCTATTCCTATGTTCTTAAGAGGTCAGGGCCCAGCCATAATACTGCTAGGATCCAAGTGTCTGGGATGGTTCCTCAACCCAAACAGGAGCTGGGCCAAAAACCCATACTGGGAGACCAGCAGGCCACACCGGGAACAGGCCCACAGGCGATCCAAGTAGCAGGATCACCTCTCCCAGGGTGGACGGACCCACAGCCCAAATTGACAGCGAGCCCATTAGTGACAAGGAGGGCAAATTCACAGTCCACACACAGTGCCACAGCTGCACATGGGTCTGCGACTGCCAGGGTCCCTCAAGCTGCCTGGGGAAGGCGGGAGAGGTGTTCACCCAGATGGCCTGGTCCAGACAGCTTTCCCAAATACCCTCCCTCAGGGACACCAAACAGCCCCCTGGGCCCGGAGAGTGTTTTCAGGTTTGGCTGTATCTGTGCTGTTGCTCTGTTTTCCTTTATTGTAACCAAATTCTTATAA